From a single Bacillus pumilus genomic region:
- a CDS encoding penicillin-binding protein, producing MPKKNKMMNRGAAIASICFALFFFIILARFIYIQITGTVDGQVLAAKANEQYQSKKTLEAKRGSILDRNGNVIAEDTSVYKLIAVMSKKMTVDPKHPMHVVDKEKTAKELSKVIDMSESEILKRLNTKDAFQVEFGKAGKDISFSTKEKIEKLKLPGIAFEKDTKRYYPNGMFASNLIGYARLDEATKDMSGAMGLEKALNKFLKEKDGYVTYNSDRSGWALPNSKEDIVAPKDGKNVTLTIDQKIQAFLEESMTQVAKKYKPKKIIATVVDPKTGKVLAMGQRPSFNLNELDITNYNNDVISYAFEPGSTMKIFTLAAAIQEGVYQGNDKYQSGTFKVGGGLVRDHNNGNGWGKIDFHEGVLRSSNVAFAKLAKEKLGFTRYEQYLQKFHFYDKTGIDLPNEASSKINYRYEYDKASTAYGQASAITPIQQIEAATAIANGGTMMKPYVIDHITDPNTNKTILQHEPTVAGKPISSDTAKQVREILGEVVSSKIGTGQPYQIKGFDVAGKTGTGQIGGAGGYLQGRNDYVFSFMGMAPKDDPKLLVYVAVQQPQLSETETGSAPVSQIFNPVMKNSLLYLNIAPTKTDDKKSGEQKLKQETMPSFLDLEVKQAETEAKKKNLTPVVIGDGLSIKRQWPSAGSEFSESQKVFLKTAGKTIKMPDMTGWSRREVLQYASISGVHIETNGQGYAVKQSVKSGAEISDKVVTVTFKSPS from the coding sequence ATGCCTAAAAAGAATAAAATGATGAACAGAGGCGCGGCAATTGCGAGTATTTGCTTCGCCCTGTTTTTCTTTATCATCCTAGCACGTTTTATTTATATTCAGATTACAGGAACGGTTGATGGACAAGTGTTAGCCGCCAAGGCGAATGAACAATATCAATCGAAGAAAACGCTTGAAGCGAAAAGAGGCTCCATTCTAGATCGAAATGGAAATGTGATTGCTGAGGATACATCTGTGTATAAGCTTATTGCCGTCATGAGCAAAAAAATGACAGTGGATCCAAAGCACCCAATGCATGTCGTCGATAAAGAAAAGACGGCAAAAGAGCTCTCGAAAGTCATTGATATGAGTGAAAGTGAAATTTTAAAGCGTCTTAATACAAAGGATGCGTTCCAAGTGGAATTTGGAAAAGCTGGGAAGGATATTAGTTTTTCAACAAAAGAAAAGATTGAAAAGCTAAAGCTTCCAGGGATCGCATTTGAAAAAGACACAAAGCGATATTATCCAAACGGCATGTTTGCTTCTAACCTGATCGGTTATGCAAGGTTAGACGAGGCGACAAAAGACATGTCAGGTGCAATGGGACTTGAGAAGGCACTCAACAAATTTTTAAAAGAAAAAGATGGCTATGTTACATATAACAGTGACAGAAGCGGATGGGCTTTGCCGAATAGTAAAGAAGACATTGTTGCTCCAAAGGATGGGAAAAATGTCACGCTGACCATCGATCAGAAAATCCAAGCATTTCTTGAAGAAAGTATGACGCAGGTTGCCAAAAAGTATAAGCCGAAGAAAATCATTGCCACAGTCGTTGATCCGAAAACTGGTAAGGTGCTCGCGATGGGGCAGCGACCGAGTTTTAATTTAAATGAACTAGACATTACGAATTATAACAATGATGTCATTTCATATGCGTTTGAACCAGGTTCAACGATGAAGATCTTTACCCTCGCTGCTGCGATCCAAGAAGGAGTCTACCAAGGCAATGACAAATATCAATCTGGTACTTTTAAAGTAGGCGGAGGCCTTGTAAGAGACCACAACAACGGAAACGGTTGGGGGAAAATTGATTTTCATGAAGGAGTTCTTCGTTCGTCAAACGTCGCTTTTGCAAAGCTGGCAAAAGAAAAACTAGGCTTCACGCGTTACGAACAATATTTACAGAAGTTCCATTTCTATGACAAAACGGGTATCGACTTGCCGAACGAAGCGTCTAGTAAAATCAATTATAGATACGAATATGACAAAGCATCGACGGCTTATGGTCAAGCGTCTGCCATTACACCGATTCAGCAAATCGAAGCAGCAACAGCGATTGCTAACGGCGGAACTATGATGAAGCCATATGTCATTGACCATATTACAGACCCGAACACAAACAAAACGATTTTGCAGCACGAACCAACAGTAGCAGGAAAGCCGATTTCATCTGATACAGCGAAACAAGTTCGTGAGATTTTAGGTGAGGTTGTTTCCTCGAAAATTGGAACAGGTCAGCCATATCAAATCAAAGGATTCGATGTTGCTGGGAAAACAGGGACAGGACAAATTGGCGGTGCCGGCGGTTACCTCCAAGGACGAAACGATTACGTCTTTTCATTTATGGGGATGGCGCCAAAAGATGATCCGAAGCTACTCGTCTATGTGGCGGTACAGCAGCCGCAGCTCTCTGAAACAGAAACAGGCTCTGCGCCGGTTTCTCAAATCTTTAACCCTGTGATGAAAAATAGTCTGCTATATTTAAATATTGCTCCAACAAAAACAGATGATAAAAAATCAGGCGAACAGAAGTTGAAACAAGAAACCATGCCTTCATTCCTAGATTTAGAAGTGAAGCAGGCTGAAACCGAAGCCAAAAAGAAAAACTTAACGCCTGTTGTCATTGGAGACGGCCTGTCTATAAAACGCCAGTGGCCAAGTGCAGGATCTGAATTCTCTGAAAGCCAGAAAGTCTTCTTAAAAACAGCAGGGAAAACCATTAAGATGCCTGATATGACAGGGTGGTCCAGAAGGGAAGTCCTTCAATATGCATCCATTTCCGGTGTGCATATTGAAACAAATGGACAAGGATATGCCGTCAAACAAAGCGTCAAAAGCGGAGCGGAGATTTCAGACAAAGTTGTCACTGTGACATTTAAAAGCCCAAGTTAA
- a CDS encoding stage V sporulation protein D: MRVSSVTVRKRLLFVLLFGVIIFFIIDTRLGYVQFIMGEKLTSLAKDSWSRNLPFEPERGDILDRNGVELATNKSAPSILVVPRQIKDPAETSKKLAAVLNMSEEKAYKHVTKKTSIERISPEGRKVSHEKAKEVRELDLEGVYVAEDSIRHYPFGSFLSHVLGFAGIDNQGLLGLEAYYDDDLKGEKGSVKFYSDAKGQKMPDEADDYTPPKDGLDMKLTVDSKVQTIIERELDNAQAKYNPDGMIAIAMNPKNGEVLGMSSRPDFDPADYQSVDPKVFNRNLPVWSTYEPGSTFKIITLAAALEEKKVNLKRDHFFDSGSVTVDGARLRCWKKGGHGSQSFLEVVQNSCNPGFVELGDRLGKDKLFSYIKNFGFGQKTGIDLQGEGRGILFPLDRVGPVEQATTAFGQGVSVTPIQQVAAVAAAVNGGTLYTPYIAKEWIDPITKEVVKKQSPIAKKKVISAETSKEIRYALESVVAQGTGRNAFVEGYRVGGKTGTAQKVKDGKYMENNHIVSFIGFAPADDPSIVVYVAVDNPKGTIQFGGTVAAPIVGHIMRDSLPEMGVKKRKGQIEKKYQWLDTKTIEVPNLVGGSVSDLESLLINLKIDASGTGSKVVKQSPAAGTKVKEGSTIRLYLNDE; the protein is encoded by the coding sequence GTGCGAGTGTCAAGTGTAACCGTGAGAAAACGATTGCTTTTCGTGCTGCTGTTTGGGGTGATCATTTTTTTCATCATAGATACTAGATTAGGATATGTACAGTTTATTATGGGGGAGAAGCTAACAAGCTTAGCAAAAGATTCGTGGAGCCGGAATCTCCCATTTGAGCCGGAACGGGGAGATATTTTAGACCGGAATGGGGTGGAGCTTGCGACGAACAAAAGTGCCCCGTCTATTTTGGTCGTCCCCCGGCAAATTAAAGATCCCGCAGAAACAAGCAAAAAACTGGCAGCAGTGCTGAATATGTCTGAAGAGAAAGCGTACAAGCATGTCACGAAGAAAACATCAATTGAACGAATTTCTCCTGAGGGCAGAAAGGTATCTCATGAAAAAGCAAAAGAAGTAAGAGAGCTTGATTTAGAAGGCGTGTATGTAGCAGAGGACAGCATCAGACATTATCCGTTTGGCAGCTTTCTTTCTCATGTGCTGGGCTTTGCTGGTATCGATAATCAAGGATTACTGGGACTGGAAGCCTACTATGACGATGATCTAAAAGGCGAAAAAGGCTCTGTGAAATTTTATTCAGATGCAAAAGGGCAGAAAATGCCAGATGAAGCCGATGATTATACACCGCCTAAAGATGGTCTTGATATGAAATTAACAGTCGATTCAAAAGTACAAACCATCATAGAACGGGAATTGGACAATGCGCAGGCAAAGTATAACCCAGATGGAATGATTGCAATTGCGATGAATCCGAAAAATGGTGAAGTGTTAGGGATGTCAAGCAGACCTGATTTTGATCCAGCCGACTATCAATCAGTTGACCCGAAAGTATTTAACCGAAATCTACCGGTGTGGAGCACTTATGAACCAGGATCGACATTTAAAATTATCACACTTGCAGCGGCATTAGAAGAGAAGAAAGTCAATTTAAAACGCGATCATTTTTTTGACAGCGGATCTGTGACTGTTGATGGTGCAAGGCTTAGGTGCTGGAAAAAAGGCGGACACGGATCACAGTCATTCTTGGAAGTGGTTCAAAACTCCTGTAACCCAGGCTTTGTAGAGCTAGGAGACCGTCTTGGGAAAGATAAATTATTTTCCTATATTAAGAACTTCGGTTTTGGACAAAAAACAGGAATCGACCTTCAAGGAGAAGGACGGGGGATTTTGTTTCCGCTTGATCGTGTAGGTCCTGTAGAGCAGGCGACAACTGCCTTTGGCCAAGGTGTATCTGTTACGCCAATTCAGCAAGTAGCTGCAGTAGCAGCTGCGGTAAATGGCGGGACACTTTATACGCCTTATATTGCAAAAGAATGGATAGATCCAATCACAAAAGAGGTTGTGAAAAAGCAATCACCGATTGCCAAAAAGAAAGTCATTTCAGCAGAAACGTCTAAAGAAATCAGATATGCCCTTGAAAGTGTAGTCGCCCAAGGGACGGGCCGAAATGCATTTGTTGAAGGGTATCGGGTCGGAGGAAAAACAGGAACCGCTCAGAAGGTAAAGGACGGAAAGTATATGGAGAATAACCACATTGTGTCGTTTATCGGATTTGCACCTGCTGATGACCCAAGTATTGTTGTCTATGTGGCTGTGGATAACCCAAAAGGCACCATTCAATTTGGTGGTACTGTTGCTGCACCAATTGTTGGCCATATTATGCGAGACAGCTTGCCTGAGATGGGTGTAAAAAAAAGAAAAGGACAAATTGAAAAGAAGTACCAGTGGCTGGACACAAAAACCATTGAAGTACCGAATCTTGTAGGAGGATCTGTTTCAGATCTTGAATCCCTCTTGATCAACCTTAAGATCGATGCCTCAGGAACTGGCAGTAAAGTAGTGAAACAATCGCCGGCTGCTGGAACCAAGGTCAAAGAAGGCTCCACGATCAGATTATACTTAAACGATGAATAA
- a CDS encoding UDP-N-acetylmuramoyl-L-alanyl-D-glutamate--2,6-diaminopimelate ligase, which produces MKLQELLTYFKSENNESINENPDITSIEMDSREVKNGSLFVCIKGYTVDGHDYAEKAVESGAVAIVAEHPLNITDVPVIIVKHSQRALARIADAFYGQPTHQLNLIGITGTNGKTSTTHMIEQVMRKAEKKTGLIGTMYMKVNDDILDVKNTTPESVTLQKTFKRMLDQDVDTAIMEVSSHALHLGRVHGCDYDIAVFTNLTQDHLDYHNTMEEYKHAKSLLFSQLGSAFHHDKPKHAILNADDEASSHFEKVTAAEVMTYALEQEADVMAKNIQIKPKGTQFDLVTPIGTKNVTVALIGKFNVYNILAAVSVGIVSGLSFETIVSAIEELEGVKGRFELVNCDQDFPVIVDYAHTPDSLENVLTTCKELTEGKIFCVVGCGGDRDKTKRPQMAQIAVKYADEPVFTSDNPRSEDPSSILKDMENGVPDAYYHSFVNRKQAIFFAIANAKKGDTVLIAGKGHETYQIIGDQVYDFDDAKVAVDAILDLNKS; this is translated from the coding sequence ATGAAATTACAAGAACTCCTTACATACTTTAAAAGCGAAAACAACGAATCAATCAACGAAAATCCTGATATTACTTCCATTGAAATGGATTCAAGAGAAGTGAAAAATGGAAGCCTTTTTGTCTGTATAAAAGGCTATACAGTAGATGGACACGATTATGCTGAAAAAGCGGTGGAAAGCGGGGCTGTAGCCATTGTAGCAGAACACCCTCTTAACATAACAGATGTACCAGTCATTATTGTGAAACACTCTCAAAGAGCACTTGCAAGAATTGCTGATGCGTTTTACGGACAGCCCACTCATCAGCTGAATCTCATCGGGATCACAGGAACAAACGGAAAAACTTCAACAACACATATGATTGAACAAGTGATGAGAAAAGCTGAGAAGAAAACAGGCTTAATCGGTACGATGTATATGAAAGTGAATGATGACATTCTCGACGTGAAAAACACCACTCCTGAAAGTGTCACCCTTCAGAAAACGTTTAAACGTATGCTTGATCAAGATGTAGACACAGCCATCATGGAAGTATCATCACATGCACTCCATCTTGGCAGGGTTCATGGATGTGATTATGATATTGCTGTTTTCACAAACCTTACGCAGGATCATCTTGACTACCACAACACAATGGAAGAATATAAACACGCGAAAAGCTTGCTGTTTTCTCAACTTGGAAGCGCCTTTCATCACGATAAACCCAAGCATGCTATTTTAAATGCAGATGATGAAGCTTCAAGTCATTTTGAAAAAGTGACAGCTGCTGAAGTCATGACGTATGCCTTGGAGCAAGAAGCAGATGTCATGGCAAAGAATATTCAAATCAAGCCGAAGGGAACGCAATTTGATTTGGTCACGCCAATCGGCACCAAGAATGTGACGGTTGCCCTTATTGGAAAGTTCAATGTGTATAATATTTTGGCAGCTGTATCAGTCGGGATCGTATCTGGCTTATCGTTTGAGACGATCGTTAGTGCGATTGAAGAGCTTGAAGGAGTCAAAGGCAGATTTGAACTTGTAAACTGTGATCAAGATTTCCCTGTCATCGTCGATTACGCGCATACACCTGACAGCTTAGAAAATGTCCTTACAACGTGCAAAGAATTAACTGAGGGCAAAATTTTCTGTGTAGTTGGCTGCGGAGGCGACCGTGATAAAACAAAGCGCCCTCAAATGGCCCAAATCGCTGTGAAATATGCAGATGAACCTGTTTTTACATCAGACAACCCAAGAAGTGAAGATCCATCCTCTATCTTAAAAGATATGGAAAATGGTGTGCCAGACGCATATTATCATAGCTTTGTGAATCGAAAACAGGCCATCTTTTTTGCGATTGCCAATGCGAAAAAGGGTGATACCGTCTTAATCGCCGGAAAAGGCCATGAGACATATCAAATCATTGGCGATCAAGTTTACGACTTTGATGATGCAAAGGTTGCTGTTGACGCTATTTTAGACTTAAACAAATCTTAA